The segment CAAGTGTAGAAGAAGCAAACATATCAACTTCAGAGATAGCTGGATCATCACATGATATCGCTGACCTGGCGAGCCGGCTCCGTGTTCAGGCTGACAGGTTCACACTTCAGCAGAACAGATAATTTATTCTTTCCCTTTTCCTGCTCACAGACACAAGAAATATAGACTCACAATCCCTACATTCGATAATGCACAGATCGATGTGGTCTTTCTCACTTGTTTCTTTACTATTGGTATGTATGGTCATTCTTCCGGCTAGTGCTGTGGACACTCTCTCTGGTGACGATGAAAAGTTTATTACAGATGTTACAACAGAAGGACTTCCATTACTGAATGCGATTCCTGATATTATGAAGGATGGTTTTTTCAACGGTAATGAATCCACGCTTCAGACGGTAAACAAGACACAAACTGAGAAGATTAATACCTTTGTCAAAAAGGTCAATGAGTATAAACTTTCAGAGAAGGTCACTCCTGTACGTAATCAGTACATTAACACAACTGAATTGTTCAAGACTGATCTGACTGAATACTCAACTCTTACCAACTCTTGTGGGTCATGTGTTGCCAAGATGAACGAGATGTATCCAAAACTTCTCGAAGAAGTAAACAAAACCAGTTCTGTTGTTAATCAGTATAAACAGGCCTAACCTTAAAATCCGTTAATTTCGGATCTTTTTTTACCTCATATTAATCACTATTCCTGATTAGATCATACAGTTTGATATCTAACTAAATTGTATTACCATATGAACACACACATTACGTGTTCAGGTATGGAGGAGAAATACTATGAATCCGGATTCTATGACCCAGATAACTGAATTTTTTAAGCCTGGAACTACTGTGAACATTGCAACAATTGATGATGGACTCCCACGAGTTCGGCCTTTTCAATTTCAGTTTGAATCAGACGGAAAGTTATTTTTCTGCACTGCAAAAACCAAGGATGTATACAATCAACTAACCAAAAACCCTGCTATAGAGTTTGTAGCAACCTCACCTGAATATGTAACTATGCGGGTAAGTGGAAAAGTAACCTTCACTGATGATAAAAATCTAAAAGAAAAGATCTTATCAGGAAATGAACTAATAAAAACCATTTATCAGACATCTGACAACCCGGTCTTCACACTCTTCTACCTTGATCACGGAAGCGTGAAGATATCTACCATGACTGGAGAACCAGACAAGTACCTTACTTTCTGATCTCACTTGAGATCATGTGCCACACTTTTACAACAAACAAAAGTGTCATCAAAGAGTCTACAGATTTTCAATTAAAGATGATCGGAAATGCAGTTGCATTGATGGCACGTGTTCTTGACCGTGCCAACCAGTTCCTTATCAATGAACTTGAGCAGAACGGAGTTCAGGGTATTGTCCCATCCCATGGGGACATTCTTGTAATATTGCTTCGTGAAAAACAATGCACCATGCAGGAACTTGCCAGCCGGATTAATCGGACAAAACCTACAGTAACCATTCTGGTTCAGAAACTTGTTGACTTTGGATATGTCACAAAAACCAAAAATCCAGAGGATAAACGGGTTACATTCGTAACCCTGACTCCTAAAGGAGAAGCTCTGGAACCGATTTTCAGAAAGATTTCGTCCCATCTCAATGAAAGGGTCTATGGGGGAATCTCATCAGAAGAATCTATCCAATTTGAAAGGATGCTGATGACTATCTTTGAGAGGTTTGGGGAAAAACATCATATTAATCATGAAAATGAATAATCTGTCGTGAATTCTCATAAAAGAAATGAAATAATAATCTGTTCATTTCAACAGAAAACCAGATTACTCATTTGAGATCTGTCGTGTCAGGGACTTGATCGCCTCTGTGTATGATACAACATCAGGTTTGAGAATAACAACCGGAATATCCACGATTCGTTCGATCAGAGCGGCAAGGATAGGAGCACAGATTAGACCTGCGGCCCCCTCTTTTTCAGCTCTGACAGCTGCTACAATACAATCTTCCATCGTGTGAGCAGGATATCCTTTCACCCGGTATTTTTTACCTTCATGAGAAATTGTTTGATTTCCAATCTCATCAAGTAGGAATTTGGCAGCAATAATCGCGATGGTATCCTGATCATACGGTTCAAGCGCCTGCACTATGGCACGCACGGTGGACAGGCGGGGGTCACGTTCGCCTGAGGTAATTTTGTAGATCGTTGCAACGGGTATTTCTGCAAGGTCAGCGAGTTCTTTCAGGCTCATTTGTTTGCGATCGAGTGCCTCTTCAAGAGCGTCCTTAAACTCCTGTCTGAAGATTGCCCGTGAAAACATACAGTACTATTGTATAATAATACAATATAAAGTTTGTACTAAAAGGAACATTTTTCATTATGACGACAAAAACATCTTATCTCTACCTGTTCTATCTTCCCGTACATGCCTGAAGATATTATTCATGAGATCACTATCCTTTCCGGAAAGAATAGAAATGGAGTTCCAGAAGGTTTTGATGAGATCCGTATAAAACCAGGAGATACTATCTCCATTGTTGGTCCAACCGGCTCAGGAAAAAGTGCTCTCATCAATGATATCGAAATATTTGCAAACCGGGATACTGTTACGGGCAGGAAAATCCTGATAAACGGAGCAATTCCTCCGGAATATTTCATTAGAGACCCGGCAAGAAAACCGGTTGCTATGATCACTCAGAATACCCGTTGTCTCTGTGACCTGTCGGTTGAAGATTTTCTCCTGATGCATACCAAATCCCGGGGTTACCAGGGTCAGGATCTTGTTGACACCACTATTTCTCTGGCAAATCAGTTCACAGGTGAACCTATCCAAAGAAAAGTCAGAATGACCCAGTTATCCGGAGGACAAACCCGTTCACTGATGGTGGCCGATGCCATCCTCATTTCAAACACCCCGATTATTCTACTGGATGAGGTTGAAAATGCAGGAATATTTAAAGACCGGGTAATTGAAGCCCTACGCAGATATCACAAAGCTCTTCTCTTTGTCACTCACGATCCACTGGTCTCTCTTCTCTCTGACAGACGGATTGTTATGCAGGATGGGGCTGTTGCAAAAGTGCTGACTCCAAATGGCTTAGAGCAATCCGCACTCAAACAGATGCTTGCATACGATGCGGCCATCGCCCGTGTACGTGAGATGATCAGAGCTGGCGAACTGATTACAAAAGCGGTACCGGCTTGAAATGAGGTTAATAATAGTTGCCGGTCCCCCATCTACTGGGAAGACCTCAGTAATCAAACAGATCATCAGATCAATGCCCGATTTCAGGTTCTCGTACCTCAAGATAGATGTGGTAGTGGCTACTGAGGATGAAGAACTTGCAGCCGAGTTTGGCATCCCAACTAAAAAAGTGTATTCTGGTGATCTCTGTCCTGATCATGCCGGAATCATGGTGATGGATGATGCCATCTCCTGGGCTTCTGATCAGAAAACAGACTATCTTATCGTTGAAAGTGCCGGTCTTTGTCTTAGATGCACACCATATACAACACAGTCACTTGGTATTGTCGTCCTTTCGGCAATATCTGGTATTCATTCACCTGTCAAAATGGCACCGATGATTGCCCTCGCTGATATCGCTGTTGTAACAAGGATCGATCTTGTTACCCAGGCTGAAAAAGAGGTATTCAGAGAGAAGATCAAATCCATCAGCCAGGGTATAGAAATTGTTGAAACAAATGCCATTCAGGGAACTGGTCTTAGGTTCCTTATCAGAGCAATAAGTGAAGGCCCGGAAATTACTGATTCCAAGGCTATCACACTCAGAGGAATTCCACCACTCGGGGTCTGTACTGTCTGCATTGGAAAAACGTCCATCGGTTGGCAGAATCATTTTGGTGTCATCAGAAGACTTGACGGGGCTGATTACCTTTTCAGAGGTGAGTAACATGACAGGATCCATAGATCAAGATCTTCAGAATGTCCCACTCACACCAAACTGGGCTCCACCAGGACGGAATTGTGGGGCGTGTGGACATGACTCATGCATAACGTTTATGAATGAGGTTTCTGAAGGTAATGGAAGACTTACAGACTGTCCTTTTTATGAACCTCAATCAGATATCAGATCTCACGACCAACATACCGGAAATATACCTCCAGCCAGAAATCTGGATCAGATACCTGAACAGGACATACTCGGAAACACACTGGATTTTATTCTCATTCCACTCCCGGGCGAGTTGTCCGCACGAAAATTTCTGCTTCCATTCAGACCTGACATGGTTGAACGGTGGGACATAAAGCCTGGGGACATCATAACCGGCAGACCGATGGGAGCAGGTTGTCCGGTCCAACATGTCGTACAGGTAATTTCTGTAAGCAGAGTATCAGGTCTTATTACTGGTCATGTGGTAGGGCCCTCCTTCTCCCGAGGACGGGAGGTGAAAGACCTGGAAGCCTATCACATGATAGGATTTGAAGGAATTGCTGTTCCCTCATTGAATGAACCTGTCTTTGGAAAACGGATGAGGTTTCTTCCTGGGTTCTGCATGATGAATATCGGACATACCGGAGTAGTGAACATGGTTATGGGGACGAAATCCGGTCTCCATGTAAGAGTTGAGGATATCAGGATCCAATGACCAGACTTCAGGAGATCCGCGAGCGGATCAGGAATAAGAGTGCCGTTGTTGTTACTGCGAGTGAATTCAAGAAACAGATCTCTGAAAGCGGACAGGATAAAATAATTAAAGACGTTGATGTGGTTACCTGTGGAACCTGCGGCGTTATGTCAGGGACCTATGCAGTTCTTTCAGTTCCAGTTGCCTCGCCGGGATCATTTCTCCGTGCTGACAAAGTAGCACTTAACGGAGTCCCTGCTATACCAGGGCCATGTCCGAATGAACGGCTTGGACTTGTTGACCTCATCGTGTATGGAACTGCCCATGCTTCTTCATCATATGGCGGGGGACATCTGTTCAGGGATATCATCTCAAATCATGAGATTCACGTTGATGTTACTGCCGAAAAAAAAGATTTTCAGGCAGATGTTCATGGACATGATCTGCCTCATGCACGTCTTTTCACAACCCGGAGTACATTTAAAAATTATACCGCAATTATCAACAGATCAGATAAACCTGAAAAGACTATCTTCTCCACCCTCCCTCTTGCAGGAAAGAGCAGGGAGGCAACGGTTTCAGGATGCGGCGAAATTAACCCGATTGAAAATGACCCATCACTCCGGTTTCTCACTCCTGGCACACAACTTCTGGTAAATGGTGGAATGGGGTTTGTCATTGGGCAGGGAACACGTACAAGTGTTGCACGTCCAAATATCGCAGTTCATGGAGAAATGACCTCGATGGATCCGGATTATTGTGGCGGATTTCTCACTTCTGCAGGACCGGAATGTCTGACAAGTATTGGAACTGCCATCCCACTCATTGATGAAAATGTGACCGCCGGACTCATGATCCGTGACGCAGACATCCCGATGCCAGTGATGGATATCTCAAACAGGCAACAGGTATCATGCAGTTCATATGACAGGGTCTGGACCGGAACAGCGGGAGAGATCAGGTATCATCCAAATAACTGCCTCAACTGTGACCCCTGTCTGGCTGAAAAAATCTGCCCGGTTCATGCGATTACTGGTTCAGGAGAGATAGATCATACACGTTGTTTCACCTGCGGCACCTGTGTGCATCTTTGCAAGGGCAAAGCGTATACAGGAAATTTAGGAACTCTCGATTTACCTGAAGGAGATGTTCCGATCGTGCTCCGACAATCTGACCGGCAGAGAGGGGAAAAGATCTCTCAAAAAGCTAAAGAGATGATCCTGAAAGGAGAGTTTCAGATATGAATTCAGACTCCTATCATCTGGTCTGTCCTATCTGCGGTACGAGGTTTGATGATGCATACCAGTTAACCTGCCCGTCCAGATGTAATGCTCTCATCAGAGCAGAATACTCAGCACGGCAGCTGACAATCCGGGATCTTCCTGGAATGTTTAGATATTCTGACTGGCTCCCGGTAAAAGGACATCTTGCCACAAAATCAGCTCCTATCTGTTATCAGAGTTCAGGTCTTGCAAATGAGCTTGGTTTGAATAACCTCTGGATAGCATTTGCCGGGTACTGGCCTGAACGTCAGGCATATGTTACGAGTGGATCATTCAAAGAATTTGAAGCACTTCCCACGATGGTACGACTAGCTGAGCGGGCGAAAGGAGTGATCCTGGTTGCATCAGCAGGAAATACCGGCCGGGCTTTTGCTGAAGTTTCATCAAAAATTGCCAAACCTGTAATCATAGTCGTTCCTGCAAAAGCCAGGGAACGAATCTGGACAAGTACACCAGCAGAACATATACTCCTTGTCACTGTAGATGGCGATTATACCGATGCTATCAATCTCGGGAATCAGCTTTGTACCCTTCCCGGGATTTATCCAGAGGGAGGAGCAAAAAATATTGCACGCCGGGATGGAATGGGGACTATGATGCTAGAAGGAGCTATGACTATCAGGCATCTTCCTGACTGGTACATTCAGGCTGTTGGGAGTGGAACCGGAGGGATTGCAGCATGGGAGGCATCAATGAGACTTGTAGCAGATGGAAGGTTTGGATCTGATCTTCCCCGTTTACTTTTGATACAAAATGATCCTTTTACTCCAATGGTTCATGCATTTCAGGAGGGCAGACGAGATATCACTCTTGATGATATAAAAAATCCTGAAGA is part of the Methanospirillum lacunae genome and harbors:
- a CDS encoding pyridoxamine 5'-phosphate oxidase family protein, whose translation is MNPDSMTQITEFFKPGTTVNIATIDDGLPRVRPFQFQFESDGKLFFCTAKTKDVYNQLTKNPAIEFVATSPEYVTMRVSGKVTFTDDKNLKEKILSGNELIKTIYQTSDNPVFTLFYLDHGSVKISTMTGEPDKYLTF
- a CDS encoding MarR family winged helix-turn-helix transcriptional regulator, with product MCHTFTTNKSVIKESTDFQLKMIGNAVALMARVLDRANQFLINELEQNGVQGIVPSHGDILVILLREKQCTMQELASRINRTKPTVTILVQKLVDFGYVTKTKNPEDKRVTFVTLTPKGEALEPIFRKISSHLNERVYGGISSEESIQFERMLMTIFERFGEKHHINHENE
- a CDS encoding helix-turn-helix domain-containing protein, translating into MFSRAIFRQEFKDALEEALDRKQMSLKELADLAEIPVATIYKITSGERDPRLSTVRAIVQALEPYDQDTIAIIAAKFLLDEIGNQTISHEGKKYRVKGYPAHTMEDCIVAAVRAEKEGAAGLICAPILAALIERIVDIPVVILKPDVVSYTEAIKSLTRQISNE
- a CDS encoding ATP-binding cassette domain-containing protein, with the translated sequence MPEDIIHEITILSGKNRNGVPEGFDEIRIKPGDTISIVGPTGSGKSALINDIEIFANRDTVTGRKILINGAIPPEYFIRDPARKPVAMITQNTRCLCDLSVEDFLLMHTKSRGYQGQDLVDTTISLANQFTGEPIQRKVRMTQLSGGQTRSLMVADAILISNTPIILLDEVENAGIFKDRVIEALRRYHKALLFVTHDPLVSLLSDRRIVMQDGAVAKVLTPNGLEQSALKQMLAYDAAIARVREMIRAGELITKAVPA
- a CDS encoding GTP-binding protein yields the protein MRLIIVAGPPSTGKTSVIKQIIRSMPDFRFSYLKIDVVVATEDEELAAEFGIPTKKVYSGDLCPDHAGIMVMDDAISWASDQKTDYLIVESAGLCLRCTPYTTQSLGIVVLSAISGIHSPVKMAPMIALADIAVVTRIDLVTQAEKEVFREKIKSISQGIEIVETNAIQGTGLRFLIRAISEGPEITDSKAITLRGIPPLGVCTVCIGKTSIGWQNHFGVIRRLDGADYLFRGE
- a CDS encoding (Fe-S)-binding protein is translated as MTGSIDQDLQNVPLTPNWAPPGRNCGACGHDSCITFMNEVSEGNGRLTDCPFYEPQSDIRSHDQHTGNIPPARNLDQIPEQDILGNTLDFILIPLPGELSARKFLLPFRPDMVERWDIKPGDIITGRPMGAGCPVQHVVQVISVSRVSGLITGHVVGPSFSRGREVKDLEAYHMIGFEGIAVPSLNEPVFGKRMRFLPGFCMMNIGHTGVVNMVMGTKSGLHVRVEDIRIQ
- a CDS encoding methanogenesis marker 16 metalloprotein; translation: MTRLQEIRERIRNKSAVVVTASEFKKQISESGQDKIIKDVDVVTCGTCGVMSGTYAVLSVPVASPGSFLRADKVALNGVPAIPGPCPNERLGLVDLIVYGTAHASSSYGGGHLFRDIISNHEIHVDVTAEKKDFQADVHGHDLPHARLFTTRSTFKNYTAIINRSDKPEKTIFSTLPLAGKSREATVSGCGEINPIENDPSLRFLTPGTQLLVNGGMGFVIGQGTRTSVARPNIAVHGEMTSMDPDYCGGFLTSAGPECLTSIGTAIPLIDENVTAGLMIRDADIPMPVMDISNRQQVSCSSYDRVWTGTAGEIRYHPNNCLNCDPCLAEKICPVHAITGSGEIDHTRCFTCGTCVHLCKGKAYTGNLGTLDLPEGDVPIVLRQSDRQRGEKISQKAKEMILKGEFQI
- a CDS encoding cysteate synthase; this translates as MNSDSYHLVCPICGTRFDDAYQLTCPSRCNALIRAEYSARQLTIRDLPGMFRYSDWLPVKGHLATKSAPICYQSSGLANELGLNNLWIAFAGYWPERQAYVTSGSFKEFEALPTMVRLAERAKGVILVASAGNTGRAFAEVSSKIAKPVIIVVPAKARERIWTSTPAEHILLVTVDGDYTDAINLGNQLCTLPGIYPEGGAKNIARRDGMGTMMLEGAMTIRHLPDWYIQAVGSGTGGIAAWEASMRLVADGRFGSDLPRLLLIQNDPFTPMVHAFQEGRRDITLDDIKNPEDAISKVHADVLTNRAPPYGISGGVYDALVATNGIMTTATTDEAIKAGDLFRKTEGIDLDPAAAVCVGGLINAVKSGVIKSDEKILLAITGGGYERIQRELSMHIHAPDFEVDQNTDNEELMNSVREWVSRYV